In Cicer arietinum cultivar CDC Frontier isolate Library 1 unplaced genomic scaffold, Cicar.CDCFrontier_v2.0 Ca_scaffold_5739_v2.0, whole genome shotgun sequence, the genomic stretch AACCAGTCAGACAGCCCAAGCTGCAAAGGAAAAGACCCAACAAACAGCCCAAGCAGCAAAGGATAAGACCCAACAGACAACCCAGGCAACAAAAGAAAAAGCCCAAGACACAACTGGTCGAGCAAAAGAAAAGGGGTCAGAAATGGGCCAGTCCACTAAGGAAACGGCCCAATCAGGAAAAGACAATTCAGCTGGGTTTTTGCAGCAGACTGGAGAAAAGGTTAAGGGTATGGCCCAAGGTGCAACTGATGCTGTGAAACAGACATTTGGAATGACAAATGATGATCAAGACAAAGACCATTTCCCAACCAATCGTCATTGAGATTATAAGCTGAATGCTAGatttcaattcaataataatGTCGTAATTTGGTTTTTATTCAAcgcactttttttaaataagttgcGCTATATTTCATATATTGAAGTTAGAGGGATTAAAATGTATTATGTATTGTACTATCCTATTTTGTAGTTTGAAGTATTGAACTCTGTTTTCTTTTACGTCTGAACCTTGTTGTAATAATGCTATAATTATCCTTCATTCATCATAGCATCAGAAGTTTACTTtgttaaatttatgtttttgtgcaacacaatttttaaaaacataaaaattgaagtaatagaaattattattaagtatagTGAATCTTCTATACATAATTTGATGTGAATCATGGTTTTGAATTTACAATATTAAGCTATTGTAAGCTCTTATTACTAAGTTTCTACTAAAACATTGGATCTGTGCCCAAAAAATATGGAATCACTCTGTTTtaaatgaagttttttttaaacataaaattgtttataGCATTTTATTAATGGCAATAAAATGGCTCCGTTTATTAcgatttatataaaaaaaatcatagtttataatttattgttacaattctttttaaaataaaatttcgaatggattttttttaaaatattgtatttcaAGTGATTGttacaattatttttcaatcacaaaattttaaaattaattaaaattaaaaacttttttaacaagttttttttaaaatattatttttgaattttttttaaaaaaaagtatgtataatttttattatataaattttttaataataaatatttaaactattaaatatcaaaatatttaagatagaATTGCACTAAACTCTAAAACATCTTGAGCTTGATGAAATTATCACACAAAATctctaattttatataaaattagagCTTTTTGTCTATTTGTGtattatattgtttattttcatcTGTATACATTGTATATTCATTTCCAAAATTTATTGTAATTGTGTTTAAGTTGCTAATTGGTTTATGAAAAattgtttggttttttttttctttttctttttttatgttaaatgaTATGTGAATGTATTgtattgttaaaattttaaaaataattttctattattttcttaagaaaaaaGACAAGATTTacttgttatttaaattttgacagACTTTGAATGACATTAATATTTAATCGAGAATTTTATATATTGActataataataagaatttcA encodes the following:
- the LOC101511433 gene encoding late embryogenesis abundant protein 2 (The RefSeq protein has 1 substitution and aligns at 68% coverage compared to this genomic sequence), with the translated sequence MTSHDQSYRAGEAKGRTEEKTNQMIGNIEDKAQAAKEKAQQAAQTAKDKTSQTAQAAKEKTQQTAQAAKDKTQQTTQATKEKAQDTTGRAKEKGSEMGQSTKETAQSGKDNSAGFLQQTGEKAKGMAQGATDAVKQTFGMTNDDQDKDHFPTNRH